ATCCTATCTGCAGTTTACAGGTCGGATAGCCGATAATTTACAGAGCCGGTAACTTTACCGAGCGTTCAAGCAAcacctaattttatttacagagCTATTAACGCACTTACAGATCTGTAAGTCGTTACAGAACGTTTATGCATCTTTAATAGTTACgatttatgaataatgaattgtataaaacgtatatttttaaaaataatcattatgtaatagtataatatgtaaacataatgATGTTTTGGTAATTTTGTggtcatttttttatgtttataggtCATGAAATTCCGGGCCCtactgataatatttaaatttgtttagaatATAGTGGATACtcagtattattgttttttttttataaatttgcaaGGCACTGGTCTAGTTGGCCCCAGCTTAGAAAATATTCCCCCCGTCAGTCAGGTTTGGTTGACGCCCGCCACTTGAATCTCTCGTGTTTTCGATGTTCtagtcaataatcaataattgaatatataattatataatattataatttaataattcataaaggACTAATAAAAggttaggtactattaaaaggaaaatggggatgagcatttttaaataatcatcttgtatataagtacctaaatattgtaatttgttttaataaaaataattttatcttagtATTTTAGTGTttggaaaattttcaaattttttgtgtGAACAATTTTTAGTcttgaataacgattttaaaaattaacaaaatttataaaatgtatttatctattagCAAAAACAGAACATCTCACGacttgagggggggggggcgtgtctccaataaaagtaatttacatgAAGCTACCAACCATATAggttataatgttatgaataataatgtcataatgatgtatttatttaacgttttaaaagtatttatccATTCACTTTCATTGAAAAATCATGTAATAACACGGATTCCGAGGATTTTTAATTCTGCAATTCatacaaagtaggtacctacccataggcacaaatagcgtttgggatttgaggggctaaagccttattttcataatattgaataaacttaagacaaaatgtaggaaatgtttgggggccatggacatttttgggagggcttattCCCTAAAACCCTTAATCCttatcataggcgcaactagagtcCAAACACTGGGGGTGCTAAAATTATGTAGATAATGCAGACTCGAGGGGGCTACACCCCCACACCCCCAAATAGCATACTtcaattgtataatgttataaccaTTCCTAAATGGACCGTAAACACATAAGGacactaatatttaagtaaatcaacaatataatatacctgataAATacataaggtatataatattatttaggtgatAAAATAGTAGGTAACCTGGAAGTATAAATGGATAAATAATGTGGTCAAGTGGATACCGCTTTGCTGTATAGTAGTTGTTGAACAtgtcgttgtaatggatgtgttatatttgaattcaatttgaaaatttttctcatggctataaatagttcataaagAGTCGAAATTGTTTAAAGAAATAaagatgtatagaaaatgctaatataaatatttggtgaacattttaagAGTCTACGATTATTCATTttggaaatacaacaaaatctaaaaaatagattaatgcGGGAATTCGATTTGGTACCGCTGAATATCgaatatcgtaataattataagttcaaacgctcataaaaaattaatgttccatttaagtatatgtttttttataggCAGAAAAACTCTTGTGAAatcttttattaacatttttaatcttagccataaaaagaacatttttttgaatttctaactgaaaaataactaaaaatatttgaaaaatttctcatagttataaatagctcaaaaagagtcaaaattgttttaacattttaccatgtaaggaaaattttatttttaacatttagtaaaaatttaaagtaactaagattattcgtatttaaattacaacaatatatcaaaaattgatagaTGAAAATTCATTAGTTTActgatgaaaattgaaaattgaatgttgtacacattttagattcaaatgctcataaaaaatgtatgatgctttccagttcttttttttttgtttaaggttGGACCAATTGCGAAGACTCTTCgatcaacatttataatgttaGCTAGGAaaggaaaaacttttataaatttctaactgaacatttttttgaaaattttgaaaattttgatgaatcctaaatttattctaatatttgatataggtacctataataattacaaaaataatttgtgtttctaaaaaacgaagaaataaaaaaataacgccACGCAAagctaaaaaaactatttttttcatatgatttttcaattgttGGTGTTTTTGAACTGGGGGTACTAAATTAAAGTTTGGGAGGTGCCGAAGCACCCCCAAGTACccctctagttgcgcctatggccCTTATGCGAAGTAATACGCAAGAAGTTCCGACATACCACAAAAAAAGAGCCCCTCAAAAAAATTCATCACGCTACGCCTATGTAGCATGTAGGTAGATCTTAAGATCTATAAactaaacaatatacattatacgcacacataccaatatattatataacaataacacagATCccacaactttattttttttttttggcggggGGGCTGAGACCACTCAAATACTCAATCCCACCCAAGGTCTATGAATTCATCATATTTAAGGGCAGTTCGCGGTACACCGATTGAGAACCACTTGTTTAGGTTATAATcgagcatttattttttattattcatgtgAAGTGTGGATTTAACTGGCTAAATTtattacaatctatattttgaCTAAGAATttctttgattaaaaataaaatgaactataaatattaaaatatcacatgTCACACAATACGatcaataaaaagtaaatatttattacacatatGGATATACTGTTTGATGTATATGTGTTATCATTGTAATAACTGACTAATGtcactgttatttttattaaaattccatAGAATCTCAAGTAATGAATCATGATTGACTAATCAACTAATGACAAAATCTTAGAATTTACgaatcagaattattattttctcgttCATCACTAGTTCcactattattaacattaatagtataaattcaaataataaaatcaaacaacTAAAACCATGAGTAAAACGGTAAGagttataatttctttaataataataaaaaacactgTACCTTCAAAACTAATaacatgcataaaatataatatatttgtacatcaatatacaaatatattctttagtttattcaatgtattaatttagttttaattaatttgccCACAGGCGTCTTATTCGGATGAACATCTGTCTGGTAagtacactctgtatattattgaattatgaatGTAGTACAGCTAAGGTATTGACTACAATCTCATTACCTTATTTGGTTCTAATGTGAAACCCGTCTTCATAGCTAATAGAAATTTGTTTGACAAGGTTAAAAAAGAGTGAGTGTATTTATTTAGTACAACAGACATCATAGTGTAATACTCTAGTATGTGGTCGAGagtaactttataataatataactttttctaaaatattatctaaaatgtattcttataattatgatactgtaaaagttataacttcaatggatggtaataattataaatcattttattttacacttttatactaatgtaaatggattttattttcagaaatgcAGGAAGCAtttcaattatttgatattcGAGGCgataacaaaatacatatatcaCAAATTGGCAATGCTCTACGAGCATTAGGTCAAAACCCAACTGAATCTGATGTCAATAAATTTACTCAACAACACAAAGCaggtaaaatttattttcatgttgTACAGctttaagaataaaaacatgttttactCACCTACATAAATTGAAGTATGAAAATTGAaggatttaaaatatgatacattttatttggtAGCTTTCAATAGGTATGTTTTAGTTTGGGATACCACCCTAATGACCATTCCTTGATTCTTCAATAGTTGATTCTTGagggtaaaataataatcaatgcattttttaattgattccCAAACAATCTGGATAAATAGTTGGtaataaaaacttgtttttGCAGTTTAAAATCAAGAATCAATAATTAACAGGTTGGGACAAACTTCTTACAGATTCTACATGGGAATCGGTATAATAGAAGAGAATTTATTCATCTtaggtttaaatatttaaaaaatgacccAATATTCACTTACAGCTATAGGTGTGGTCACGTATTCATGGGCATCTGAGATTTAAAATAGTAGCCAGAagcaaaattttttatttaactatataattatattaaaaaagatcGCTACATCCGCTTGTGTTGcctgtcttacaaacgtacatcataaaaaaattagcattcAGCGGTTCCAAATTTGTGCTGTAAGTCTTTGTATTGGCTTAAATTGACTTGACCTATTTCCTATCAAACTTAAAgataagaatatttttgtttttttttagagattttaattttaaacatattacaattacaaaaatccatcatttcattttaaaattaaaatataaaaaatacaaatgtttttaacttaaagtttgattcaggtaaatgttttattaaaaattgttattatattatcacaatcATATTCAGAAGATATTTTTTCTCCCAGAAATATctatttgttttgaaaacattCTATAAAATGTggcagtataatttaaaaatgaataggtacttatattgtaCGATTCttaattttactacatttaattTACACTTATATTACCTGTATAAGTATTCTGTCCAGTGAAGAATCCGCTCAACAAAATATGCTATTCTGCCATAAAGACTGGTTTCAATATAGTTGAGTGTTGCATAGCGATGTACTGAATTAGCGTATTCTCTTGTTAGACGGAGTATAGTTTAGTTTTATGTTAGATTATTATGAATATCTGAAGGCTGgagtaatatagatattttatttttttacagatgAAAGGATAACATTTGAAGTATTTCTACCGATTTATCAAGCAATTTCAAAAAATCGATCATCTAATACTGCTGAAGATTTCAACGAAGGATTACGCCATTTTGATAAAGATGGTAATGGATATATATCATCTGCAGAACTTCGGCATCTTCTCACGagtctaggtattttaattttgtattattatttattaacatacagATTTAGCCGAGGGGGGCtagtaatatttgttattattagttaagatataactataaatacacataaatactaCTTCTATGGTATagagttatattatttagatactcTTTAATCTTTAGGGAGAAACCTATATAGGAAGATAAGTTGGTCACTCTGTTTTTTCCTCCAAATTGAGTATATAACTTTTTTAGGGGTTGTCTGTACATTCAATGaagtaattttatgttataaatactcTGTTATGAACCAGGTGAAAAATTGACAGACGATGAAGTTGAACAATTATTGGCCGGACAAGAAGATTCTCAAGGAAATGTTCTCTATGAGGAATTTATTAACATGGTTATGTCaggttaatatattgtattattaaataattggaaaaattccaatatattttactattttaccagtatttaaacattaacattcatttatatactttgaaaaatttatacatttattaatacctatactttttttataattccaacTTTAACATTGCTATTGTttgtaagttaaataattattttgttatcttaCACATtccataaaaacaatattttttccaatccaatgaactaatatatttattggtcaaattggaatattaatatattttttatttattgtttttatttttatgaaattattttttattgtgtatgtttactaatcaaaataaatattaatcatgaaTTTGAAATGACTTGTTATTCATTAATcaagaattaattaaaatagatttaattctgtttataataaaatatcataaatattaattacatttatataaagtacCAATTCGAGAAATTTTTGcaaaaacagttataaaatattaggcccaaacatatatttaaaaatatgttatatacaagTTTTGTGATTTACTGCATTTGAATATTCTTTAATTGTTGCTGTAGTATATtgttcaaagaaaaataataaacttagtAACAAAACTTTATATTTGCCATTTTTTAGTCTTGCACCCAAATTATAACTtgaacctataatatataatgttgatGTGTATTGTATGGTCTATTTTGGTATCAACAACTGAaccataaatacaatttataattaaacaataataatttaaaaaaaaatattgaatgaaaataactataacaaattatgttttcCTGGACTATTGAACAACCTAGATTACCAATATTAACtcgaataataactatttttattacctaaatatttgtatacattttctatttttggtGTTGAAAAACCAAAACCATTTTGGTGTTGAAAAACCTAAGTACATTCAGTACCCAATACCCGAATAAGTGATTTGGGTACAAAGCCCTGTGTCAAATGCATATTTGACAAAAAGTTATGTTTAGTAGTAGCATATTTATgcattttcacattttatattaagtaattattacattttgatagTTAACATTATTTCTTTAAAGTTTAAGCTGTTAAGAGTTGATCAATTTAGATATAGTACGACTGTACAATCATAGatagcagttttttttttgtttactaaaATTTGTGAAAGTAAGGTAGCAAATAGGAGATGTTTGGTTACTCAACATAAAcaacaaaattgtaaattgttaaaacttaaaatataataaacccaGAATTTTTAAAgcgattttaaataattttagtttagttATATTAGGGGCATTATatgtaaatgcatattttctaCAATTTTGGCATGATACGTCCTCAAGAACCCtagagtatataaaatattttgaatcggAGAAGTATTCAACAAGTGTTTTCAACACTCCTTTGTACTGTTGGCATGAGGCATAACAGGAATTTACAACTTGAATTCTTATGTTTCACttgataagaaataaaaaatgaatacatttgtatgctaattatttatttatgtatttttataacagctaaaatagtaaaaatacatcctttttttcaaattaaaaacaaattaaattaaaaataatttacaaacaatacTCCATTTACGAAAGAGGAATTCTTGGATGCTCATTTCTGCACAAGGTGATGACAGATGGGATTATTGCCATGAATAGCAATAATAAATGTCCATTGAAAGGATAATTGTCTGCTGAgtttgacaaaaattgataGCCGCTAAGAAGTACTGTTTAGCGTAAATGGATATtcgtaatgattataatattatgaatatagtaTTTGAACAAGAACAAAAATatcacttttaaatattaaaaaaaaaataacaggcAAACAATATACagatgcaaaattaaatttagtttaaattatattttataagcttaatagttcataatttatgcataatattaattttacagttGGGCTTTGCTGAAGTTATCTTTTTCCATAtagataaaagaaaaatatactatatagaaaaaTGAAACAACAAATAttcataagaatataaaataatacttttcaattgaaatatcataaatgtatttttcaactaaaatagttaatttttttacttttactatttCTATACTATTAAGAGGATagccatgcatttgttgtctccgtcttacacacgtatgccataccaattttttgtttactatatttaatagtgtgcagttagtttttatattagagtgatttgacctattatcaaatttttagataataacttTATCTGTGCTTAAGTGTTAGTTTTTATtcgctattttaattttcaagcgagatgagcattttttatttttgatatttcacataccctaatcttgcttgaaaatgaaaatgttgaaaaattggCAAcacttaagcacagataatgttttgacctaaaagttttataataggtcagttcactctagtatcaaaactaacagcacactattgaaactagtgaaagACAATTTGGTATGTCATGAGTgagtaagatggagacaacaaatgtatgggtagcgtcctcatAAGTAAAAATGTgcattttaattgataatatacttttaattaataaataaatattacatttttgtttgcaATAAAAAGATCAGTCTTAAGAACTGAGAATGTGAATGcatatcattaatttaagttaaaaacatatacttgaaaaacaagtaggtacttaatcattagtatacaatataattttatataaaccaaacttgttattaataaatatatgtattcacTGGATTGTAgctgaataatatttatgtaagtggataattaacattttaccaAAATAGATGAAAATGTCCAGAACTTAATCTAAAAAGCCCCTACCACATACAACCATATTGTACATACATCAATAGTAATGTTGaaacataatgaaaaataatacaacaaatttCTTTTAACCAATTGAATAAAAACACTAAACAAACAGTTTGGTTTGAATAAAgaacatacatataataaagatattattttatgtaatttctcATTAGGATGCAATATtcaaacctacttattttaaatctgGACGGtactttttgttataattttctagtaaaaatatgttctcCAAAATGCATGCAATGCTATTTAATTGGCAAGGTTTGACATTTCTTGCTTGGCAGTTAAGAGCTAGCGCGGCGGATGaataattatagttgtattCCGCCTGTTATCATCTATAATGTTTTAATCTTTTCAAGTAATCTCTCAATGAATTCctttaacaaataattcaataaaatccattattaaaTACGTAGTTACTTAAGGTATTGGAAACTgaacctttttattttataaaatatgcaaaaccaaattgattaaaaatcacaagtagaatattatataaataatatgtatatatacaaacaattaaaaaattcaataaatcaaacaaactaatattttaaatatagtattaatactCAATACTCATACACGTAAGAACTAAGAGTTGTGTTTAAGTTTTTCTACTTATATTTCTTTACAATCGCATAATTAAAACttatcaaactaaaaaaaatttatcatcaAGTATCATTAATGTAGTTCTATATGATGTATACTGTAaactaattacattttacatacttTGATATTTTCCTTAGATTTGGCTGATGACAAGAgtttctgaaaataaatattgttcatttttagtaaataaaataatgtatttgttattacattgaatatataataattatttattacttgaaGAAATAGTGTACGCTGACGATCGTCATCCATATCTAATAGATCGTCTATATCAACTTCCACTTCACACTCTATTCCTTCGACTGCTGGGTCTCTCTGAAATAagacataaatttataatttttatatattataatttataacagacAATGTCCGTAAATCATTAAGACTACACGTAGCCTGGAAGTATACGGTACACCAACATTCTACTGATAAgaacaattaaacaaaataatgcaaaaattatatttcaaatttggaaaTACAGTATGTATAAGAAGTAATTGAGTAATAGAAATTAAtgaaggaaataaaaaaaagtttaataatactaagtaaattaaaacattttgatatagtttacaactgaaaataattcttaatttaattcttaataataaaatcttaaacttttaaaacacCCAAAAACCATTGAATGGatccaaaggtgggcattaactagttaaaaagttaaagttaagttaaaaagttttttactacttaactagtttaatttttttttttttttttcttttatttttacaagtaatatacaatctgtattctaaatacaatagGAATATATGCTAAGAGTAATATAAcaggaaaataatttgatgaaagGAGTCACCCATTGATGACACTTTCTGaggattattaattaattacttaaataaattactttttttttttttataactataacagATCACGACACCACTTGCGCTTTAGGCGTCTTGGGGGATTACCAGGTATGGTAGCGGAGGCCAATTTTTTGATAAGTGGATTCGAATGAGTATTTAGGTGGTTGTAGAATCTTTTATAGAAACATTTGGATTCCTCtgctattgtttttagttttaggtCTGAATGAAGGGAAAAATTTGAGACGTAGGGAGGAGCATTTGTTAGTTTCCTTAGAACAATGTTTTGGAATGCTTGAATTTTGTTtacgtttgttttttttgcaCTACCCCATAACTGCAGACCGTACGTCCACATTGGTTTGAGTAgacttttataaataagaagTTTGGTGGACGTggaggtatatttattattgcataataccGTTTTTAACATGcgaactagtttaatttacagttgaaaaacttagcttttctcagttgattttaaaaaatccatccaagttaaaaacattttgaaattttttgtttttacgtagttattactatatcagtataaaataaaaataatccaatacaaaaacacaagcatttctgttatttttcttgataacataattttgtgtatattaatatattttattaagttgtcaattatatattatgcaagttgcaattataaatgtttttaataaaattaataattttaaattacaaattgacaattgttatgttttaatgtattataacttataatatgtatgaaggtcatgtactcatcttcataTATCAtaacattcaattgctatacgatagaaaaaaatatatttgttaaattattaatttgagatgagtatagaataaattagtaaataatagtaaagtaagagtaaaatggtatacagtgtgcattatgataaaagttcaatgaaattgttttttataatttataaattagaaactaaaaagacacattcactctttatgtgatttacatattaactttaaaaaaaaaagattaaatttttttaaactgagttaagttaatatttttttctatattaacttttaagttatcgagttaaatttataatttgttaactgttaacttatcAATCTTGTATCctcttaacttaagttaattattttcattaacttgcccacctttcaTAGATTACTGTAATTCAGCCTGCATAGTTATAAAGTGGTGGGCGAGTTAAGGGTCTGTGATAACCTTTCACTCaatgaaacacatttgtatAATCGGGCCATTCAAaggtttatatcaatattacaaattaataagaaaaactatgtattgtaaaattaaatatgtgaaCTACTACGAAACAAGTGCACTTGCAGGATAAAATCCCACATGGAgcaagatataataaataattacaatctaataatagttaaagtgatattgatatttaagtgcatactttttatatataatatgatgaccaTTTCTACTTATTTTATAGGGTCAGGGGGATACCCACAGACCTCCACCCACCGAAAAAAGAGTGCCCCTCTTGGATTATAGGTTTGGCGCCACTGAATTCTCTATTCTGTCAATCCATTTCTTTTTTGGTCTTCCTCTCTCAATCtttcattatacattaattttcatAGTCACTTTCATTGCCACCGAATGACGTGTCCTCATTATATGACAAAACCATCTCAATCTATTCCTTCACATTTTGACTACAATTAGTGCTACTCTTACTTATCTCTTACTTCCTAGGTActctttttcaattattaaatacaatacatttatgacttaaattatattgttacataataaatagaaaaattgatTACTTTAAcagtttaggtaggtacctatacatcttctttattttttatcatactacctatatttttatttgttatttagatttgcaaattattttagaatttaaaattgagaTAGGTGAATGTAAATGTTCTTAGTGAGaagaattataaatttcaagtgCAGTTGACAAAAACTTTGTTCAGTTGACCTTAATTATGAAGTCTACAATTTTAGTGTTTCATCAACAATAATCTTACATTATCACAAATATTACTTAACGCCAGCCCTTCATTAagtaaattctaaaattagTGTTGGTGGAAACGTTTCAAGTCTCtaaggttaatattattttgaattaaatttcaataaatttcaataaataaataaataaataaacttattatatcaataatctGGGACCCATACACTACAAATGATATTGGTTAATTGGAAAGAGTGAGACCATTtaattgaaatgtaaatattttagatttttaaattcatcctcaatattaaatgcatataagTACCGATACACATTCCTGTCTTTAATAGAAGGTCGATTATAATCTAGGATCAATGGTTTTATCTTTTATGTTTCTAGACCGTTATAGCcatatacatactacataatatcCATAtcagtatatttaattaattaaaattgttactcTTTTCTAAATTATCTAACatcgttaaaatttaaacttcaaacattcattaaaaaaattgtgatccATACTTTAGTTTAGATATTAGAAATTTAGAACAACTACAGAAGAGGAATCTTCTtaacattttcaatgttttttaatgtgaagaaaaaaatgtatcaatatataaattgaaaaaaaatataaatcttagatgatcatgatataataaaattgtggaCCCACGCATagaaaagataatataatataataataataataataatattatataattatgtgataTTACGTGTCTTAagaatgaatgaaaaaaaatgcaaaattttaACGGGCTCGTCCGGGATTTGAACCCGGGACCTCTCGCACCCTAAGCGAAAATCATACCCCTAGACCAACGAGCCGCTTCTCTTGCAATGAACTTAAtcagcctatataatatataaatatgaattttcttTGGCTACTATCCAACCTACCGTAGCCTGCCTAAtagcattatttaataaataataataccggaATATGGTGTATACCATGTGTATACCAACataaaatgtagataatataatttattttgatattatcggAAGAGTTAATGACCAGTGGAGTTtatcataacttataagatatCTTACACTAGGGTCATTGGCTAATGAGTAAAGGACATTAGCTATACACTATAGTTTTAATGTTCTTACTTCTTATAGTTTCTTACCTTATAATGGAAAATCATGTGTTATTGGGAAAATGTGGTAGATGTAGGATGATGGGGTTCACCCTCCCCccgaattttattttaagcactGCAAAGGTTATCGTCTTACCTAACTCATAATCTGTTTGCAGACCAGTTATAAAATCGTCATTTTTGAGGTTGAAGTCAgaatatt
This portion of the Acyrthosiphon pisum isolate AL4f chromosome A1, pea_aphid_22Mar2018_4r6ur, whole genome shotgun sequence genome encodes:
- the LOC100163294 gene encoding myosin light polypeptide 6-like, whose amino-acid sequence is MSKTASYSDEHLSEMQEAFQLFDIRGDNKIHISQIGNALRALGQNPTESDVNKFTQQHKADERITFEVFLPIYQAISKNRSSNTAEDFNEGLRHFDKDGNGYISSAELRHLLTSLGEKLTDDEVEQLLAGQEDSQGNVLYEEFINMVMSG
- the LOC100163294 gene encoding myosin light polypeptide 6-like isoform X1, whose protein sequence is MYSYNYDTVKVITSMDEMQEAFQLFDIRGDNKIHISQIGNALRALGQNPTESDVNKFTQQHKADERITFEVFLPIYQAISKNRSSNTAEDFNEGLRHFDKDGNGYISSAELRHLLTSLGEKLTDDEVEQLLAGQEDSQGNVLYEEFINMVMSG
- the LOC100571557 gene encoding protein phosphatase 1 regulatory subunit 14C (The sequence of the model RefSeq protein was modified relative to this genomic sequence to represent the inferred CDS: added 45 bases not found in genome assembly), translating into MWLLEELQKLYDLPKRDPAVEGIECEVEVDIDDLLDMDDDRQRTLFLQKLLSSAKSKENIKEFIERLLEKIKTL